A single Ciona intestinalis chromosome 12, KH, whole genome shotgun sequence DNA region contains:
- the LOC104266286 gene encoding omega-scoloptoxin-Ssm1a-like, giving the protein MKQVTKYLVFFCLAVVIGKASALKCYACSTLFTGCGTGAISASKSMACPTSSSCLTTTTHTSSSSFTVRACGTLVAPPTACLGDISAGVVCTSSCTTDNCNSGTNSNTLGSGNTGGNTGNIGGNTGNMNGGVMKIGGGNIFIVISMLAPFVLQYLI; this is encoded by the exons ATGAAACAAGTTACAAAgtatttggtgtttttttgcCTCGCAGTTGTAATTGGAAAag CTTCTGCCTTAAAATGCTATGCTTGTTCGACATTGTTTACTGGATGTGGTACAGGAGCTATTTCTGCAAGCAAATCTATGGCTTGCCCAACCAGTTCAAGTTGTTTAACCACGACAACACACACTTCCA GTTCATCGTTCACTGTCAGGGCATGCGGCACATTGGTAGCTCCACCAACAGCCTGCCTTGGAGATATTTCCGCTGGGGTTGTATGCACATCAAGTTGTACAACAg ATAATTGCAATTCTGGTACAAACTCAAACACCTTGGGTTCTGGAAACACTGGCGGTAATACTGGTAACATTGGTGGCAACACTGGTAACATGAACGGCGGAGTTATGAAGATTGGGGGAGGAAATATCTTcattgttatttctatgctCGCACCATTTGTGTTGCAATACCTTATATAG
- the LOC100180253 gene encoding lymphocyte antigen 6D-like isoform X1: protein MAKTALFLCIVLALTVGQGLAINCHICTTTSGATGCLTGSVSTSNSVNCPTGVCLTTTTYTSTSTTTTRACGASALPSSCRGTNGVLVTCLSTCSTNNCNSGTNTNTLAGGSLKLEGGNILIAISMLAALFIQQFLG, encoded by the exons ATGGCCAAAACAGCTCTTTTCTTGTGCATTGTTCTTGCATTGACTGTTGGTCAAG GTTTGGCCATCAATTGCCATATATGTACGACGACTTCGGGAGCAACTGGATGTCTTACAGGATCTGTTTCCACCAGCAACTCTGTAAATTGCCCGACCGGTGTATGTTTAACCACGACCACGTACACTTCAA CATCGACAACCACAACACGAGCATGCGGTGCAAGTGCATTACCTTCATCGTGTAGAGGAACTAACGGAGTACTGGTAACATGCTTGTCAACATGCAGCACAA ataattgTAACAGCGGTACAAACACCAACACTTTAGCTGGTGGATCTTTGAAACTCGAGGGAGGAAATATTCTCATTGCTATTTCTATGCTGGCTGCACTGTTTATTCAGCAATTTTTGGGTTAA